A stretch of the Bacillus licheniformis DSM 13 = ATCC 14580 genome encodes the following:
- a CDS encoding sigma-70 family RNA polymerase sigma factor: MAHNNKQTIEELYREYYHDIMYYLYRRTHQLETAKDLAQDTFLKAFAGLESFRGHSSIKTWLYTIAHHTFINWYRKDKKIQFSDVAACGDMEQHTFEMPERHLANAIMQEELKHHIDRLKEDYQTVLILREFQELSYEEIAEVLNWKLSKVKTNLHRARLELKKSLEGREV, translated from the coding sequence ATGGCTCACAATAATAAACAGACGATTGAAGAACTGTACAGGGAATATTATCATGACATCATGTACTATTTGTACAGGCGAACCCATCAGCTTGAGACGGCGAAAGACCTGGCGCAGGATACGTTTCTAAAAGCTTTTGCGGGCCTGGAGTCTTTCAGGGGCCATTCCTCGATCAAAACATGGCTGTATACGATCGCACATCATACGTTTATCAACTGGTACAGAAAAGATAAAAAAATCCAATTTTCCGACGTGGCGGCCTGCGGCGATATGGAACAGCACACATTTGAAATGCCTGAGCGCCATTTGGCAAACGCCATAATGCAGGAAGAGCTGAAACATCACATTGACCGGCTGAAAGAAGATTACCAGACTGTCCTCATTTTAAGAGAGTTTCAAGAGCTGTCATACGAGGAAATAGCGGAAGTGCTGAATTGGAAACTGTCAAAGGTAAAAACCAATCTTCACCGGGCCCGCCTGGAGCTGAAAAAAAGCTTGGAAGGCAGGGAGGTTTAA
- a CDS encoding anti-sigma factor family protein produces the protein MKCHLVRDLLPLYIEGDCSRKTERLVAAHIKTCEDCREMYDMMREPVNFHGDGGLPKEAEEAEEQKFRKAYYQRLILKGAALFGGGYLLMLLIYLFFL, from the coding sequence ATGAAATGCCATCTTGTAAGAGATTTACTGCCTTTATACATAGAAGGCGATTGCAGCCGCAAAACGGAACGTTTGGTTGCCGCACACATTAAGACATGCGAGGATTGCCGGGAAATGTACGACATGATGAGGGAACCTGTCAATTTTCATGGTGACGGAGGATTGCCAAAGGAAGCAGAAGAAGCGGAAGAACAAAAGTTCAGGAAAGCGTATTATCAAAGGCTGATTCTCAAAGGGGCAGCGCTGTTTGGCGGGGGCTACTTGCTGATGCTTTTGATTTACTTATTCTTTTTATAA
- a CDS encoding YlaF family protein translates to MKQIKWIFLLFALAAVISIMMIGVAVAEKSAAGVAIAIAILIVIMGSGFTLKKRMREKGLLE, encoded by the coding sequence GTGAAACAAATCAAATGGATTTTCTTATTATTCGCACTTGCTGCAGTGATCAGCATCATGATGATCGGAGTTGCAGTCGCCGAAAAAAGCGCAGCCGGCGTCGCAATCGCCATCGCGATTCTGATCGTCATTATGGGAAGCGGTTTCACACTGAAAAAAAGAATGCGCGAAAAAGGCCTGCTTGAATAG